A section of the Xiphias gladius isolate SHS-SW01 ecotype Sanya breed wild chromosome 10, ASM1685928v1, whole genome shotgun sequence genome encodes:
- the rock2a gene encoding rho-associated protein kinase 2 isoform X1 codes for MTDAAAVMSLGAERRMETRLKKLEDMIRDPRSSVNLESLLDSMNALVLDLDYPALRKNKNIETFLNRYEKVIGQIRDLQMKSEDFERVKVIGRGAFGEVQLVRHKASQKVYAMKLLSKFEMIKRSDSAFFWEERDIMAFANSPWVVQLCCAFQDEHYLYMVMEYMPGGDLVNLTSTYDVPEKWAKFYTAEVVMALDAIHSMGFIHRDVKPDNMLLDRHGHLKLADFGTCMKMDSTGMVHCDTAVGTPDYISPEVLKSQGGDGYYGRECDWWSVGVFIFEMLVGDTPFYADSLVGTYSKIMDHKNSLNFPDDVEISKDAKNIICAFLTDREVRLGRNGVEEIKRHPFFKNDQWTFYTIRDTVAPVVPELSSDIDTSNFDEIEDDKGDVETFPTPKAFVGNQLPFVGFTYFKEDQLLTTPNNSSVTHESSKGQSAALQKKLHHLEVQMNNDKQVKDDLENKYRAATSRLDKISKELEEEVSGRKNLESSLRQLEREKALLQHKSLESHRKAESEADRKRCLENEVNSLRDQLDDMKRRNQNSHISNEKNIHLQKQLEEANTLLRAESEAATRLRKAQTESSKQLQQLEANVRELQDKCCLLERSKLSLEKECISLQAALETERREHSQGSETISDLMGRISGLEEEARQQRQALSKVETEKRQLQEKLTDLEKEKSNKEIDLTYKLKVLQQELEQEETSHKATRALLADKSKIKVTIEGAKSESMKELEQKLAEERAAKLRLENRILELEKHSSMMDCDYKQALQKLDELRRHKDRLTEEVKNLTLKIEQETQKRILTQNDLKAQNQQLSALRTSEKQLKQETNHLLDIKRSLEKQNQELRKERQDTDGQMKELQDQLEAEQYFSTLYKTQVRELKEECEERNKLYKDVQQSLQELQEERDSLAAQLEITLTKADSEQLARSIAEEQYSDLEKEKIMKELELKEMMARHRQELAEKDITISSLEEANRTLTSDVANLANEKEELNNKLKEAIEESEKSKDWEQQISQMKQAFEKQLQSERTLKTQAVNKLAEIMNRKEVRGGGSRRGNDTDMRRKEKENRKLQLELRSEKEKLNSTIIKYQREINEMQAQLADESQMRIELQMALDSKDSDIEQLRNLLQSLSVQSMDSASVSSGPEFDADDAYTETRLEGWLSLPVRNNTKKFGWEKKYVVVSSKKILFYNSEQDREQSIPYMVLDIDKLFHVRPVTQTDVYRADAKEIPRIFQILYANEGESKKEPEFPVEPLAIGEKSSYICHKGHEFIPTLYHFPTNCEACTKPLWNMFKPPPALECRRCHIKCHKDHMDKKEEIIAPCKVNYDVSTAKNLLLLAVSQEEQQKWVSRLVKKIPKKPPPPEHFARSSPRASMKVQPSQSMRRPSRQLPTSKSSPRRSNGFKMRREESNSGHC; via the exons GTCAGGCACAAAGCCTCCCAGAAGGTTTACGCCATGAAGCTGCTGAGCAAATTTGAGATGATCAAGCGCTCAGATTCCGCCTTTTTCTGGGAAGAGAGGGACATCATGGCCTTCGCTAACAGTCCCTGGGTAGTGCAG TTGTGCTGTGCCTTCCAAGATGAGCACTACCTCTACATGGTGATGGAGTACATGCCAGGAGGTGACTTGGTCAACCTCACCAGCACCTACGATGTGCCAGAGAAATGGGCCAAGTTCTACACAGCAGAGGTCGTGATGGCCCTGGATGCCATTCACTCCATGGGCTTCATCCACCGCGATGTCAAGCCGGACAACATGCTGCTGGACAGACATGGACACCTCAAGCTGGCTGACTTTGGCACGTGTATGAAGATGGACTCT ACCGGCATGGTGCACTGTGATACAGCAGTCGGGACTCCAGACTACATCTCTCCTGAGGTGCTGAAGTCCCAGGGAGGAGATGGATATTATGGGAGAGAGTGCGACTGGTGGTCTGTAGGGGTCTTCATCTTTGAGATGCTTGTTG GTGACACGCCGTTCTACGCTGACTCTCTGGTGGGAACGTACAGTAAGATAATGGACCATAAGAACTCTCTAAACTTCCCCGATGATGTGGAGATCTCCAAAGATGCAAAGAACATCATCTGTGCCTTCCTGACTGACAG GGAGGTACGATTGGGCAGGAACGGCGTGGAGGAAATCAAGCGACACCCTTTCTTCAAGAACGACCAGTGGACTTTCTACACCATCAGAGACA CGGTTGCCCCTGTGGTCCCAGAGCTGAGCAGTGACATAGACACCAGTAACTTTGATGAGATTGAAGATGACAAAGGCGATGTAGAAACTTTTCCCACACCTAAGGCCTTTGTTGGAAATCAGTTACCCTTTGTCGGCTTCACTTACTTCAAAGAAGACCA GTTACTAACTACTCCCAACAATTCCTCAGTGACCCATGAGAGTTCAAAGGGACAG TCAGCAGCATTGCAGAAGAAACTTCACCACCTAGAGGTGCAAATGAATAATGACAAGCAGGTCAAAGATGATCTAGAGAACAAGTACAG AGCAGCCACTAGTCGTCTGGACAAAATCTCTAAAGAACTTGAAGAAGAG GTGAGCGGAAGAAAGAACCTGGAGTCGAGTCTGAggcagctggagagagagaaggcccTGCTGCAGCACAAGAGCCTGGAGAGCCACCGCAAGGCTGAGAGCGAGGCTGACAGGAAGCGCTGCCTGGAGAATGAAG TCAACAGCCTACGAGACCAGCTGGATGACATGAAGAGGAGAAACCAGAATTCGCACATTTCAAATGAGAAGAACATTCACCTGCAGAAACAG CTGGAAGAAGCCAACACACTGCTGCGGGCTGAGTCTGAGGCAGCGACGAGGCTCCGTAAAGCCCAGACGGAGAGCAGCAAGCAGTTGCAGCAGCTAGAGGCAAACGTACGCGAGCTACAGGACAAATGCTGCCTGCTGGAGCGCAGCAAGCTGAGTCTGGAGAAGGAATGCATCAGCCTGCAGGCGGCTCTGGAGACGGAGAGGAGGGAGCACAGCCAGGGCTCGGAGACCATCAGTGACCTTATGG GACGGATCTCTggtctggaggaggaggcgcGTCAGCAGAGACAGGCCCTGTCCAAAGTTGAGACGGAGAAGAGACAGCTTCAGGAGAAACTCACTGATCTAGAGAAG GAGAAGAGCAACAAAGAGATTGATTTGACCTACAAGCTGAAGGTGCTGCAGCAAgagctggagcaggaggagaccTCTCACAAGGCCACCAGGGCACTGCTGGCAGACAAGAGCAAGATCAAAGTAACCATCGAGGGTGCCAAGTCAGAATCCATGAAGG AGCTGGAGCAGAAGCTTGCCGAAGAGCGAGCAGCCAAACTGCGCCTGGAGAACAGAATACTGGAGCTGGAGAAACACAGCAGCATGATGGACTGTGACTATAAACAGGCCTTACAGAAACTAGATGAGCTGCGCAGACATAAGGACCGCCTCACTGAGGAG GTGAAGAACCTGACACTGAAGATTGAGCAGGAGACCCAGAAGCGTATCCTGACTCAGAATGACCTGAAGGCCCAGAACCAGCAGCTCAGTGCTCTGAGAACTTCAGAGAAACAGCTCAAACAGGAAACGAATCACCTGCTGGACATTAAACGCAGCTTGGAGAAACAGAACCAAGAGCTGCGCAA agaaagacaggacaCAGATGGGCAAATGAAGGAATTACAGGACCAGTTAGAAGCTGAACAGTATTTCTCC ACGTTGTATAAGACCCAGGTTCGTGAACTAAAGGAGGAGTGTGAGGAGAGGAACAAACTCTACAAAGACGTGCAGCAGTCTCTGCAAGAGCTACAAGAGGAGAG GGACTCGTTGGCGGCTCAGCTTGAGATCACTCTGACAAAGGCTGACTCGGAGCAGCTGGCGCGCTCCATCGCTGAGGAGCAGTACTCAGAcctggagaaggagaaaataatgaaGGAGCTGGAACTGAAGGAAATGATGGCCCGCCATCGTCAAGAGCTCGCTGAGAAGGACATCACCATCAGTTCG CTGGAGGAGGCCAATCGCACGCTGACAAGTGATGTCGCCAACCTGGCCAATGAGAAGGAGGAGCTGAACAACAAACTGAAGGAGGCAATAGAag AGTCAGAGAAGTCAAAGGATTGGGAGCAGCAGATCAGCCAGATGAAGCAGGCATTTGAGAAGCAGCTGCAGTCCGAGAGGACACTGAAAACTCAG GCTGTCAACAAGCTGGCAGAGATCATGAACAGGAAGGAGGTCCGTGGCGGAGGCAGTCGCCGTGGGAACGACACAGACATGCGGcgaaaggagaaggagaacagGAAGCTGCAGTTGGAGCTGCGGTCGGAGAAGGAAAAACTCAACAGCACCATCATCAAATACCAGAGAGAGATCAACGAAATGCAAGCG CAATTGGCGGATGAGAGCCAAATGCGTATCGAGCTGCAGATGGCTCTGGACAGTAAGGACAGTGATATCGAGCAGCTGAGGAACCTCCTGCAGTCGCTCAGTGTTCAATCAATGGACTCTGCCAGTGTTAGCAGTGGGCCAGAGTTTGATGCTGACGATGCGTACACAG AAACAAGGCTTGAGGGGTGGCTCTCTCTCCCTGTAAGAAACAACACCAAGAAGTTTGGATGGGAGAAAAAG TATGTTGTAGTGAGCAGCAAGAAGATTCTCTTCTACAACAGTgagcaagacagagagcagTCCATTCCCTACATGGTGCTTGATATAGA CAAACTCTTCCATGTGAGGCCTGTCACTCAAACAGATGTGTACCGTGCTGATGCCAAAGAGATTCCCAGGATATTCCAG ATTCTTTATGCCAATGAAGGGGAAAGCAAAAAGGAGCCAGAGTTTCCTGTGGAGCCACTGGCCATTGGAGAGAAGTCCAGCTACATCTGCCACAAGGGCCACGAGTTCATCCCCACGCTCTACCACTTCCCCACCAACTGCGAGGCGTGCACCAAGCCTCTGTGGAATATGTTCAAGCCGCCGCCTGCTCTGGAATGCCGGCGTTGCCACATTAAGTGCCACAAAGACCATATGGATAAGAAGGAGGAGATCATTGCTCCCTGCAAAG TAAACTACGATGTGTCTACGGCCAAGAACCTGCTGCTGTTGGCCGTGTcccaggaggagcagcagaagtGGGTGAGCCGGCTGGTCAAGAAGATTCCCAAGAAGCCGCCGCCACCAGAGCACTTTGCACGCTCCTCGCCACGCGCGTCCATGAAGGTTCAGCCCAGCCAGTCTATGAGGAGGCCCAGTCGACAGCTCCCCACCAGCAAGAGCAG
- the rock2a gene encoding rho-associated protein kinase 2 isoform X2 — MTDAAAVMSLGAERRMETRLKKLEDMIRDPRSSVNLESLLDSMNALVLDLDYPALRKNKNIETFLNRYEKVIGQIRDLQMKSEDFERVKVIGRGAFGEVQLVRHKASQKVYAMKLLSKFEMIKRSDSAFFWEERDIMAFANSPWVVQLCCAFQDEHYLYMVMEYMPGGDLVNLTSTYDVPEKWAKFYTAEVVMALDAIHSMGFIHRDVKPDNMLLDRHGHLKLADFGTCMKMDSTGMVHCDTAVGTPDYISPEVLKSQGGDGYYGRECDWWSVGVFIFEMLVGDTPFYADSLVGTYSKIMDHKNSLNFPDDVEISKDAKNIICAFLTDREVRLGRNGVEEIKRHPFFKNDQWTFYTIRDTVAPVVPELSSDIDTSNFDEIEDDKGDVETFPTPKAFVGNQLPFVGFTYFKEDQLLTTPNNSSVTHESSKGQSAALQKKLHHLEVQMNNDKQVKDDLENKYRAATSRLDKISKELEEEVSGRKNLESSLRQLEREKALLQHKSLESHRKAESEADRKRCLENEVNSLRDQLDDMKRRNQNSHISNEKNIHLQKQLEEANTLLRAESEAATRLRKAQTESSKQLQQLEANVRELQDKCCLLERSKLSLEKECISLQAALETERREHSQGSETISDLMGRISGLEEEARQQRQALSKVETEKRQLQEKLTDLEKEKSNKEIDLTYKLKVLQQELEQEETSHKATRALLADKSKIKVTIEGAKSESMKELEQKLAEERAAKLRLENRILELEKHSSMMDCDYKQALQKLDELRRHKDRLTEEVKNLTLKIEQETQKRILTQNDLKAQNQQLSALRTSEKQLKQETNHLLDIKRSLEKQNQELRKERQDTDGQMKELQDQLEAEQYFSTLYKTQVRELKEECEERNKLYKDVQQSLQELQEERDSLAAQLEITLTKADSEQLARSIAEEQYSDLEKEKIMKELELKEMMARHRQELAEKDITISSLEEANRTLTSDVANLANEKEELNNKLKEAIEESEKSKDWEQQISQMKQAFEKQLQSERTLKTQAVNKLAEIMNRKEVRGGGSRRGNDTDMRRKEKENRKLQLELRSEKEKLNSTIIKYQREINEMQAQLADESQMRIELQMALDSKDSDIEQLRNLLQSLSVQSMDSASVSSGPEFDADDAYTETRLEGWLSLPVRNNTKKFGWEKKYVVVSSKKILFYNSEQDREQSIPYMVLDIDKLFHVRPVTQTDVYRADAKEIPRIFQILYANEGESKKEPEFPVEPLAIGEKSSYICHKGHEFIPTLYHFPTNCEACTKPLWNMFKPPPALECRRCHIKCHKDHMDKKEEIIAPCKVNYDVSTAKNLLLLAVSQEEQQKWVSRLVKKIPKKPPPPEHFARSSPRASMKVQPSQSMRRPSRQLPTSKSS, encoded by the exons GTCAGGCACAAAGCCTCCCAGAAGGTTTACGCCATGAAGCTGCTGAGCAAATTTGAGATGATCAAGCGCTCAGATTCCGCCTTTTTCTGGGAAGAGAGGGACATCATGGCCTTCGCTAACAGTCCCTGGGTAGTGCAG TTGTGCTGTGCCTTCCAAGATGAGCACTACCTCTACATGGTGATGGAGTACATGCCAGGAGGTGACTTGGTCAACCTCACCAGCACCTACGATGTGCCAGAGAAATGGGCCAAGTTCTACACAGCAGAGGTCGTGATGGCCCTGGATGCCATTCACTCCATGGGCTTCATCCACCGCGATGTCAAGCCGGACAACATGCTGCTGGACAGACATGGACACCTCAAGCTGGCTGACTTTGGCACGTGTATGAAGATGGACTCT ACCGGCATGGTGCACTGTGATACAGCAGTCGGGACTCCAGACTACATCTCTCCTGAGGTGCTGAAGTCCCAGGGAGGAGATGGATATTATGGGAGAGAGTGCGACTGGTGGTCTGTAGGGGTCTTCATCTTTGAGATGCTTGTTG GTGACACGCCGTTCTACGCTGACTCTCTGGTGGGAACGTACAGTAAGATAATGGACCATAAGAACTCTCTAAACTTCCCCGATGATGTGGAGATCTCCAAAGATGCAAAGAACATCATCTGTGCCTTCCTGACTGACAG GGAGGTACGATTGGGCAGGAACGGCGTGGAGGAAATCAAGCGACACCCTTTCTTCAAGAACGACCAGTGGACTTTCTACACCATCAGAGACA CGGTTGCCCCTGTGGTCCCAGAGCTGAGCAGTGACATAGACACCAGTAACTTTGATGAGATTGAAGATGACAAAGGCGATGTAGAAACTTTTCCCACACCTAAGGCCTTTGTTGGAAATCAGTTACCCTTTGTCGGCTTCACTTACTTCAAAGAAGACCA GTTACTAACTACTCCCAACAATTCCTCAGTGACCCATGAGAGTTCAAAGGGACAG TCAGCAGCATTGCAGAAGAAACTTCACCACCTAGAGGTGCAAATGAATAATGACAAGCAGGTCAAAGATGATCTAGAGAACAAGTACAG AGCAGCCACTAGTCGTCTGGACAAAATCTCTAAAGAACTTGAAGAAGAG GTGAGCGGAAGAAAGAACCTGGAGTCGAGTCTGAggcagctggagagagagaaggcccTGCTGCAGCACAAGAGCCTGGAGAGCCACCGCAAGGCTGAGAGCGAGGCTGACAGGAAGCGCTGCCTGGAGAATGAAG TCAACAGCCTACGAGACCAGCTGGATGACATGAAGAGGAGAAACCAGAATTCGCACATTTCAAATGAGAAGAACATTCACCTGCAGAAACAG CTGGAAGAAGCCAACACACTGCTGCGGGCTGAGTCTGAGGCAGCGACGAGGCTCCGTAAAGCCCAGACGGAGAGCAGCAAGCAGTTGCAGCAGCTAGAGGCAAACGTACGCGAGCTACAGGACAAATGCTGCCTGCTGGAGCGCAGCAAGCTGAGTCTGGAGAAGGAATGCATCAGCCTGCAGGCGGCTCTGGAGACGGAGAGGAGGGAGCACAGCCAGGGCTCGGAGACCATCAGTGACCTTATGG GACGGATCTCTggtctggaggaggaggcgcGTCAGCAGAGACAGGCCCTGTCCAAAGTTGAGACGGAGAAGAGACAGCTTCAGGAGAAACTCACTGATCTAGAGAAG GAGAAGAGCAACAAAGAGATTGATTTGACCTACAAGCTGAAGGTGCTGCAGCAAgagctggagcaggaggagaccTCTCACAAGGCCACCAGGGCACTGCTGGCAGACAAGAGCAAGATCAAAGTAACCATCGAGGGTGCCAAGTCAGAATCCATGAAGG AGCTGGAGCAGAAGCTTGCCGAAGAGCGAGCAGCCAAACTGCGCCTGGAGAACAGAATACTGGAGCTGGAGAAACACAGCAGCATGATGGACTGTGACTATAAACAGGCCTTACAGAAACTAGATGAGCTGCGCAGACATAAGGACCGCCTCACTGAGGAG GTGAAGAACCTGACACTGAAGATTGAGCAGGAGACCCAGAAGCGTATCCTGACTCAGAATGACCTGAAGGCCCAGAACCAGCAGCTCAGTGCTCTGAGAACTTCAGAGAAACAGCTCAAACAGGAAACGAATCACCTGCTGGACATTAAACGCAGCTTGGAGAAACAGAACCAAGAGCTGCGCAA agaaagacaggacaCAGATGGGCAAATGAAGGAATTACAGGACCAGTTAGAAGCTGAACAGTATTTCTCC ACGTTGTATAAGACCCAGGTTCGTGAACTAAAGGAGGAGTGTGAGGAGAGGAACAAACTCTACAAAGACGTGCAGCAGTCTCTGCAAGAGCTACAAGAGGAGAG GGACTCGTTGGCGGCTCAGCTTGAGATCACTCTGACAAAGGCTGACTCGGAGCAGCTGGCGCGCTCCATCGCTGAGGAGCAGTACTCAGAcctggagaaggagaaaataatgaaGGAGCTGGAACTGAAGGAAATGATGGCCCGCCATCGTCAAGAGCTCGCTGAGAAGGACATCACCATCAGTTCG CTGGAGGAGGCCAATCGCACGCTGACAAGTGATGTCGCCAACCTGGCCAATGAGAAGGAGGAGCTGAACAACAAACTGAAGGAGGCAATAGAag AGTCAGAGAAGTCAAAGGATTGGGAGCAGCAGATCAGCCAGATGAAGCAGGCATTTGAGAAGCAGCTGCAGTCCGAGAGGACACTGAAAACTCAG GCTGTCAACAAGCTGGCAGAGATCATGAACAGGAAGGAGGTCCGTGGCGGAGGCAGTCGCCGTGGGAACGACACAGACATGCGGcgaaaggagaaggagaacagGAAGCTGCAGTTGGAGCTGCGGTCGGAGAAGGAAAAACTCAACAGCACCATCATCAAATACCAGAGAGAGATCAACGAAATGCAAGCG CAATTGGCGGATGAGAGCCAAATGCGTATCGAGCTGCAGATGGCTCTGGACAGTAAGGACAGTGATATCGAGCAGCTGAGGAACCTCCTGCAGTCGCTCAGTGTTCAATCAATGGACTCTGCCAGTGTTAGCAGTGGGCCAGAGTTTGATGCTGACGATGCGTACACAG AAACAAGGCTTGAGGGGTGGCTCTCTCTCCCTGTAAGAAACAACACCAAGAAGTTTGGATGGGAGAAAAAG TATGTTGTAGTGAGCAGCAAGAAGATTCTCTTCTACAACAGTgagcaagacagagagcagTCCATTCCCTACATGGTGCTTGATATAGA CAAACTCTTCCATGTGAGGCCTGTCACTCAAACAGATGTGTACCGTGCTGATGCCAAAGAGATTCCCAGGATATTCCAG ATTCTTTATGCCAATGAAGGGGAAAGCAAAAAGGAGCCAGAGTTTCCTGTGGAGCCACTGGCCATTGGAGAGAAGTCCAGCTACATCTGCCACAAGGGCCACGAGTTCATCCCCACGCTCTACCACTTCCCCACCAACTGCGAGGCGTGCACCAAGCCTCTGTGGAATATGTTCAAGCCGCCGCCTGCTCTGGAATGCCGGCGTTGCCACATTAAGTGCCACAAAGACCATATGGATAAGAAGGAGGAGATCATTGCTCCCTGCAAAG TAAACTACGATGTGTCTACGGCCAAGAACCTGCTGCTGTTGGCCGTGTcccaggaggagcagcagaagtGGGTGAGCCGGCTGGTCAAGAAGATTCCCAAGAAGCCGCCGCCACCAGAGCACTTTGCACGCTCCTCGCCACGCGCGTCCATGAAGGTTCAGCCCAGCCAGTCTATGAGGAGGCCCAGTCGACAGCTCCCCACCAGCAAGAGCAG